A region of uncultured Draconibacterium sp. DNA encodes the following proteins:
- a CDS encoding rod shape-determining protein, translated as MGLFSFLTQEIAIDLGTANTIIIHNDKIVVDEPSIVAIDLKTEKMVAIGEKARQMQGKTHANLKTIRPLRDGVIADFNAAEQMIRGMIKMINPKSRMFSPALKMVICIPSGSTEVEIRAVRDSSEHAGGREVYMVYEPLAAAIGIGLDVEAPEGNMVVDIGGGTTEIAVISLGGIVTNKSIRIAGDDLTADIMEYMRHQHNIKIGERTAEEIKIHVGSALSQLKEPPPDYVVQGPNQMTALPIEVPVSYQEIAHCLEKSISKIETAVLSALEQTPPELYADIVVKGIWLAGGGALLKGLDKRLTDKIGIPFHIAEDPLRAVVRGTGIALKNVENFSFLIR; from the coding sequence ATGGGCTTATTTTCATTTTTAACGCAGGAGATAGCAATTGACCTTGGAACGGCCAATACTATTATCATCCATAATGATAAAATTGTAGTGGACGAACCTTCGATTGTAGCCATCGATCTGAAAACCGAAAAGATGGTTGCCATTGGAGAAAAAGCCAGGCAAATGCAAGGGAAGACGCACGCAAATTTAAAGACAATCAGGCCGTTACGCGATGGTGTAATTGCCGACTTTAACGCTGCGGAGCAAATGATCAGGGGGATGATTAAAATGATTAACCCGAAGTCGAGGATGTTTTCTCCGGCTTTAAAAATGGTAATTTGTATCCCTTCAGGAAGTACCGAAGTTGAAATTCGTGCGGTACGCGACTCGTCGGAACATGCCGGCGGACGCGAGGTTTACATGGTTTACGAACCGCTGGCCGCTGCAATTGGTATCGGTTTAGATGTGGAAGCTCCTGAAGGAAATATGGTGGTAGATATAGGTGGTGGTACTACCGAGATTGCGGTAATCTCTCTTGGTGGTATCGTTACCAATAAATCAATCCGTATTGCCGGCGACGATCTTACTGCCGACATTATGGAATATATGCGTCATCAGCACAACATTAAAATTGGTGAACGTACAGCAGAGGAAATTAAAATTCACGTTGGTTCGGCCTTGTCACAATTAAAAGAACCACCACCGGATTATGTAGTTCAGGGACCAAACCAAATGACTGCACTGCCAATTGAGGTGCCGGTTTCGTACCAGGAAATTGCACATTGCCTGGAAAAATCGATCTCGAAAATTGAAACAGCGGTGTTGAGCGCTTTGGAGCAAACACCTCCGGAATTGTATGCTGATATTGTGGTTAAAGGAATTTGGCTGGCAGGCGGTGGCGCCTTGTTAAAAGGCCTTGACAAACGACTGACCGACAAAATTGGTATTCCGTTCCATATTGCAGAAGATCCGTTACGTGCAGTTGTAAGAGGTACAGGTATTGCCCTGAAAAATGTAGAAAACTTCTCGTTCCTTATCCGATAA
- the purH gene encoding bifunctional phosphoribosylaminoimidazolecarboxamide formyltransferase/IMP cyclohydrolase, with amino-acid sequence MADNKKIKTALVSVFHKENLDKIVTKLNDLGVNILSTGGTKSFIESLGVEVTAVESLTGYPSILGGRVKTLHPKVFGGILSRRDNQGDVSQLTEYEIPEIDLVIVDLYPFEDTVASGAEEQDIIEKIDIGGISLIRAAAKNFKDVVIVPSQNEYQPLLEKLEANNGEFSLADRKWFAGKAFGVSSHYDAAIFSYFNEDGDAGTQRISLNDGDVLRYGENPHQAATFFKFDNVAEGAGLANAQVLQGKALSYNNMLDADAAWKSASDAYHSVTHIENKVAVSVIKHLNPCGLAVTNNIMESLELAWAGDPISAFGGIICFTDTVTKEAAEWFSKKFIEIIIAPEYTDEALEVLAKKKNLRVLVTPVRPMVAGEKLYRSISGGMLVQDEDEGLDTEFKTVTKKEFEASKMNLAKFGSIACKHLKSNAIAVVTEAENGAFWLTGAGMGQPNRLDSLRYLTMPRFDLKGGLDIEKSVLISDAFFPFRDSIEAANEYGVKYIIEPGGSIRDEEVIEACNEFGIAMAFTGRRHFRH; translated from the coding sequence ATGGCTGATAATAAAAAAATTAAGACTGCTCTGGTTTCAGTCTTTCACAAAGAAAATTTAGATAAGATTGTTACGAAACTAAACGACTTGGGTGTTAATATATTAAGTACCGGTGGTACAAAAAGTTTTATCGAGTCGTTGGGCGTTGAAGTTACCGCTGTTGAAAGTTTAACCGGTTACCCATCGATTTTGGGTGGACGGGTAAAAACGTTGCATCCAAAAGTATTTGGTGGAATTTTATCACGCCGCGACAACCAGGGCGATGTTAGCCAGTTAACAGAATACGAAATCCCGGAGATTGACCTTGTAATTGTTGATCTGTATCCGTTTGAAGATACAGTGGCTTCGGGTGCTGAAGAACAAGATATTATTGAGAAAATTGATATAGGCGGAATTTCATTGATTCGTGCCGCTGCCAAAAACTTTAAAGATGTGGTGATCGTTCCTTCTCAAAACGAATATCAGCCACTGCTTGAAAAACTGGAAGCTAACAATGGCGAGTTCAGTTTGGCCGACCGTAAATGGTTTGCAGGAAAAGCATTTGGCGTTTCGTCGCATTACGATGCAGCAATTTTCAGCTATTTCAACGAAGATGGAGATGCCGGAACGCAACGCATTAGCCTGAACGATGGCGATGTTTTACGTTATGGAGAGAATCCACACCAGGCAGCCACATTCTTTAAATTCGATAACGTTGCTGAAGGTGCAGGCCTTGCCAATGCACAGGTACTTCAGGGAAAAGCATTATCATACAACAATATGCTTGATGCCGATGCAGCCTGGAAATCAGCCAGCGATGCCTATCACTCGGTAACTCACATCGAAAATAAAGTAGCTGTTTCGGTTATCAAACACCTAAACCCTTGTGGCTTGGCGGTAACCAATAACATTATGGAATCGCTGGAACTGGCCTGGGCCGGTGATCCGATCAGTGCATTTGGAGGCATTATCTGCTTTACCGATACAGTTACCAAAGAGGCAGCCGAGTGGTTCAGTAAAAAATTCATCGAAATTATTATCGCTCCTGAATATACCGACGAAGCATTGGAGGTTTTAGCTAAGAAGAAAAACCTTCGTGTTTTGGTAACACCGGTTCGCCCGATGGTGGCAGGAGAAAAATTATATCGTTCGATTAGTGGTGGTATGTTGGTTCAGGATGAAGACGAAGGTTTGGATACTGAATTCAAAACAGTAACCAAAAAAGAATTTGAAGCTTCAAAAATGAACCTGGCCAAATTCGGTTCAATCGCTTGTAAGCACCTGAAAAGTAATGCTATTGCCGTTGTAACCGAGGCTGAAAACGGAGCGTTCTGGTTAACCGGAGCAGGAATGGGACAGCCAAACCGTTTGGATAGTTTGCGCTACCTTACCATGCCGCGTTTCGACCTGAAAGGTGGATTGGATATCGAAAAATCGGTATTGATTTCCGATGCTTTCTTCCCGTTCCGCGACAGCATTGAGGCAGCCAACGAATACGGCGTAAAATACATCATCGAGCCGGGTGGTAGCATCCGCGATGAGGAAGTGATCGAAGCTTGTAACGAATTTGGCATTGCCATGGCATTTACAGGCCGCAGACATTTCAGACATTAA
- a CDS encoding ABC transporter permease: MLLLRLIYESFSFAANSLAANKLRTILSLLGVTIGIFAIISVFTVIDSLEGFIRDSLNSLGSNMVYVQKMPWTPPEGETEYPFWKYQNRPVPTLEETEEVIRRAQTVDNAAFLFGFGRKVQYGSTTLDNAVIMATSGGLLDVWNLEIARGRYFTDSEMRNGAPAAVIGHEIADQLFDGLDPVGRTIKIQGQKFNIIGVYTPMGQDAFGTSMDRYIHISVVKSYYMIDVRNRDRGQTICIKAKDNIDTDKFMAELEGIMRTIRQLKPMEENDFALNEVSIVANQFDQFFIVFNLAGAIIGGFSILVGGFGIANIMFVSVKERTKIIGIQKSLGAKRYFILLQFIFEAIVLSVIGGVIGLLLIYAGTIIVNQSTDFTIVLTTGNIINGLLISSVIGFLAGFMPARAAAKLDPVIAINSV, translated from the coding sequence ATGTTACTGCTTCGATTGATATACGAGTCTTTTTCATTTGCTGCAAATTCGCTTGCGGCAAATAAGCTGCGTACCATACTTTCGTTGCTGGGTGTTACCATAGGTATTTTCGCCATTATTTCCGTTTTTACGGTTATCGATTCGCTGGAAGGGTTTATCCGCGACAGCCTGAATTCGTTGGGCAGCAACATGGTTTATGTGCAAAAAATGCCCTGGACTCCTCCCGAAGGTGAAACTGAATACCCGTTCTGGAAATACCAGAATCGCCCGGTTCCTACTTTAGAGGAAACCGAAGAGGTAATACGGCGTGCACAAACCGTTGATAATGCTGCTTTTTTGTTCGGTTTTGGCCGTAAAGTGCAGTACGGCAGCACCACACTCGACAATGCCGTAATAATGGCAACCTCAGGAGGCCTGCTGGATGTGTGGAACCTTGAAATCGCCAGGGGGCGCTATTTTACCGATTCGGAAATGCGAAACGGAGCACCGGCTGCCGTAATCGGGCACGAAATTGCCGACCAGCTTTTTGATGGTCTCGACCCGGTTGGCCGAACCATAAAAATTCAGGGGCAAAAATTCAACATTATTGGTGTTTACACGCCAATGGGACAAGATGCTTTTGGCACCAGCATGGACCGCTACATCCACATTAGTGTTGTAAAATCGTACTACATGATTGATGTGCGTAACCGCGACCGCGGACAAACCATTTGTATTAAAGCAAAAGACAATATCGACACCGATAAATTTATGGCCGAGCTGGAAGGCATTATGCGCACCATTCGCCAGTTAAAACCAATGGAAGAGAACGACTTTGCATTAAATGAAGTTAGTATTGTTGCCAACCAGTTCGATCAGTTTTTTATTGTGTTTAATCTGGCCGGAGCTATTATTGGCGGATTTTCGATATTAGTTGGTGGCTTTGGAATTGCCAACATCATGTTTGTTTCGGTGAAAGAACGTACCAAAATAATCGGCATTCAGAAATCGTTGGGAGCCAAACGTTATTTCATCCTGCTACAATTTATTTTCGAGGCCATTGTACTTTCGGTAATTGGCGGTGTAATAGGGTTACTATTGATTTATGCAGGAACAATTATTGTGAACCAATCGACCGATTTCACGATCGTTTTAACCACAGGAAACATTATCAACGGCCTGCTGATTTCATCCGTAATCGGCTTCCTTGCCGGATTTATGCCGGCACGCGCTGCTGCCAAACTTGATCCGGTAATTGCGATAAACTCGGTTTAA
- the mgtE gene encoding magnesium transporter: MSFEATREYIEHLRELIEEGNKKEVAALMEDLHPADIAEVLEDLNTEEAKFIYLLLDGEKASDVLIEIDEDDRRRFLRVIPPEMIATRFIEYMDSDDAADIVADLDEDIQKEVLNEIEDIEQAGDIIDLLDYEEDSAGGIMAKELVAVNENWNVATCLKEISRQAEEVDEIFYIYVTDDDDKLKGVLSLKKLILNHTNTKVSKIYDADVKKVYTNTRQEEVAEMMDKYDLVAMPVVDEIGRLQGRITFDDVIDIVRDEAEKDYQMVSGITGDVEPGDKVWQVLRARLPWLLIGLLGGILSAVVLGTHEESLTKVTQLAFFIPLIAATAGNVGVQSSSIVVQSIASGVKDIETPLRKITKEVSVAVLTASIFALLIFCYNFFVSGNLNLTYSVSISLFIVIIFASLFGTVIPLILNRFKIDPALATGPFITTMNDIFGMMIYLTISGMFFNLV; encoded by the coding sequence ATGAGTTTTGAAGCAACCAGAGAATATATTGAGCACTTAAGAGAGCTGATTGAGGAGGGGAACAAGAAGGAAGTTGCTGCATTAATGGAAGATCTTCACCCTGCGGATATCGCCGAGGTTTTGGAAGATCTGAACACCGAGGAAGCAAAATTCATTTATTTATTGCTTGATGGAGAAAAAGCTTCCGATGTTCTGATTGAGATTGATGAAGATGACCGCCGCCGCTTTTTGAGAGTTATTCCGCCTGAAATGATCGCCACTCGCTTCATCGAATACATGGATTCGGATGATGCTGCCGACATTGTTGCCGATCTGGATGAAGATATTCAGAAAGAAGTACTGAACGAGATAGAAGATATTGAGCAGGCTGGTGATATTATCGATTTGCTGGATTATGAAGAAGATTCGGCCGGTGGTATAATGGCAAAAGAGTTGGTTGCTGTAAACGAAAACTGGAACGTGGCAACCTGCCTGAAAGAAATCAGCCGCCAGGCAGAAGAGGTGGACGAGATCTTCTACATTTATGTAACCGACGACGATGATAAATTAAAGGGTGTATTATCCTTAAAAAAGCTGATATTAAATCATACCAATACCAAAGTATCGAAAATTTACGATGCGGACGTAAAAAAAGTATATACCAATACCCGGCAGGAAGAGGTGGCCGAGATGATGGATAAATACGACCTGGTAGCGATGCCTGTGGTCGATGAAATTGGCCGTTTGCAAGGACGGATTACCTTCGATGATGTGATTGACATTGTGCGTGACGAAGCCGAAAAAGATTACCAGATGGTTTCGGGTATAACCGGCGATGTTGAGCCCGGCGATAAAGTATGGCAAGTGTTGCGTGCACGTCTTCCGTGGTTGCTGATTGGTTTACTGGGAGGTATTTTAAGTGCAGTGGTTTTGGGTACGCACGAAGAGTCGTTAACGAAAGTAACGCAACTGGCATTTTTTATTCCTCTGATTGCAGCAACGGCGGGTAATGTTGGAGTTCAGTCCTCATCGATTGTAGTGCAAAGTATTGCCAGCGGGGTAAAAGATATTGAAACACCGTTGCGTAAAATTACCAAGGAAGTTTCTGTTGCCGTGTTAACGGCCAGTATTTTTGCGCTGCTTATTTTTTGTTATAATTTCTTTGTCTCCGGAAATTTGAACCTTACTTACTCGGTTTCTATTTCCTTATTTATTGTAATAATTTTTGCTTCGTTATTTGGTACTGTAATTCCTTTAATTCTGAATCGTTTCAAGATCGATCCGGCCCTGGCAACCGGGCCCTTTATTACTACAATGAACGATATTTTTGGAATGATGATCTACCTGACGATCTCGGGTATGTTTTTCAATTTGGTTTAA
- the rsmA gene encoding 16S rRNA (adenine(1518)-N(6)/adenine(1519)-N(6))-dimethyltransferase RsmA: protein MSYVRPKKNLGQHFLTDQNIARKIVDSLGADVPDILEIGPGMGVLTQYLLQRPELNVHVVEIDTESVEYLKQNFPTLKHIWGEDFLKADVAERFSGNFSVIGNFPYNISSQIFFRVLEYRNRIPETVGMIQKEVAERIAAPHGSKVYGILSVLLQAFFDIEYLFTVSEGVFNPPPKVKSAVVRLKRNQLKELPCSEALFVKVVKAAFNLRRKMLRNSLKEICSALPEEYAMKRPEQLSVGAFIDLTCKIEEIEKQ, encoded by the coding sequence ATGAGCTATGTACGACCCAAAAAAAATCTTGGTCAGCATTTTTTAACCGATCAGAATATTGCGCGGAAAATTGTTGACAGCCTGGGTGCCGATGTACCGGATATACTGGAAATCGGCCCTGGAATGGGAGTTCTCACCCAATACCTTTTACAACGTCCGGAACTTAATGTCCATGTTGTTGAGATCGATACCGAATCAGTAGAATACCTCAAACAAAATTTTCCGACACTAAAACATATTTGGGGAGAAGATTTTCTGAAAGCCGACGTTGCAGAACGTTTTTCAGGTAATTTCAGTGTTATCGGTAATTTCCCTTACAATATTTCATCGCAAATCTTTTTTCGCGTATTGGAATACCGCAACCGCATTCCCGAAACTGTTGGAATGATACAAAAAGAGGTTGCCGAACGTATTGCTGCGCCTCACGGATCGAAAGTTTATGGGATTCTGAGTGTATTACTACAGGCTTTTTTCGATATCGAATACCTGTTTACCGTTTCTGAAGGCGTGTTTAACCCGCCGCCAAAAGTAAAATCGGCAGTGGTGCGGCTAAAACGTAACCAGTTAAAAGAACTTCCGTGCAGCGAGGCATTGTTTGTAAAAGTGGTGAAGGCAGCTTTTAACCTTCGCCGAAAAATGCTGCGTAACTCTTTAAAGGAAATTTGCTCTGCATTACCCGAAGAGTATGCTATGAAACGTCCGGAACAACTTTCGGTCGGTGCGTTTATTGATCTGACTTGTAAAATCGAAGAAATCGAAAAACAGTAA
- a CDS encoding lysylphosphatidylglycerol synthase transmembrane domain-containing protein has product MKKTIVKILQFIGFFALGAFIFWLIYKDQDIERIKTVLKNDVNYWWVALSLFLGLLSHISRTLRWGLMIEPIGHKPRFINTFLAVMVGYLMNMAFPRMGEVSRCGVLARYEKISFTKLVGTVVAERLIDLISLLILLAIVILSQFGEMLHFMKANPGISEKLHAAITSPYLLIGIVILAILIFVFRNAFKHTAFFKKIMEVIRNFKEGFISIRNIEKKGWFFFHSAFIWGMYYLMLYVVFFAFDFTSDLNPIAGLTTFVLASFGMVAPVQGGIGAWHFMAKEALSLYGVANENGIIFAFVAHTSMTAMIILIGIISILILPFINRRSDITEEKPVQETVPAN; this is encoded by the coding sequence TTGAAAAAAACAATCGTTAAGATTCTACAGTTTATTGGCTTCTTCGCCCTCGGGGCATTCATTTTTTGGCTTATTTATAAAGATCAGGATATTGAACGGATTAAGACCGTTTTAAAGAATGATGTAAACTACTGGTGGGTGGCACTCTCGCTGTTTCTTGGCTTGTTGAGCCATATCAGCCGCACACTTCGCTGGGGTTTAATGATCGAGCCTATCGGACACAAACCTCGGTTTATCAATACTTTTCTGGCCGTAATGGTAGGCTATTTAATGAACATGGCTTTCCCACGTATGGGCGAAGTATCGCGCTGCGGTGTTTTGGCCCGTTACGAAAAAATATCGTTTACCAAACTGGTGGGAACCGTTGTTGCCGAGCGACTGATCGACCTGATATCGCTGCTGATTTTGCTGGCGATTGTTATTCTTTCGCAGTTTGGCGAGATGCTTCACTTTATGAAAGCCAATCCTGGAATTTCGGAAAAACTACATGCCGCAATTACATCGCCATACCTATTAATTGGAATTGTAATACTGGCTATTTTAATATTTGTATTTCGAAATGCATTTAAACATACTGCCTTTTTCAAAAAAATAATGGAAGTGATCCGCAATTTTAAAGAAGGTTTCATTTCTATCCGTAACATCGAGAAAAAAGGCTGGTTCTTTTTCCACTCGGCGTTTATCTGGGGCATGTATTACCTAATGCTTTACGTGGTGTTCTTTGCTTTTGATTTTACCAGCGACCTGAATCCAATTGCCGGACTGACCACATTTGTACTGGCAAGTTTTGGTATGGTGGCACCCGTGCAGGGCGGAATCGGGGCTTGGCATTTTATGGCCAAAGAAGCCTTGTCGTTGTACGGCGTAGCCAACGAAAACGGAATTATCTTCGCTTTTGTAGCCCACACGTCAATGACTGCAATGATAATTCTCATTGGTATAATATCTATACTCATTCTTCCGTTTATTAACCGCCGAAGCGATATTACCGAAGAAAAACCGGTTCAGGAAACCGTGCCTGCAAACTAG
- a CDS encoding FtsX-like permease family protein — MNTELFISRRLFFDKANKKQLSQRIIRIALAGIALGLTVMIVAVAVVTGFKKEIRNKVIGFGSHIQIINYDSNNSYETSPVSENQPFLADVKALPGVKRLQPYATKPGMIKTDEYIQGIVFKGVDENYDWQFFSKHLVEGQLPSITDSARVNEVLLSAQVAKLLHLKLNDRIVVYFITGDEVIPRMRQMQISGIYRTGFEEFDQLFIVGDLKQIQRLNDWRPDQITGFEVIATDFFDIDNIEQEIRNIIISYRKENAEILRTQSITRVYPQIFDWLSILDMNVWIILILMVIVAAFNMVSGLLVLILERAGMIGVLKAMGSPNWSIRKVFVYLSVFLTGRGLLWGNIIGVAIVLLQKFFHIIQLNPESYYVDYVPMNFSLTHLLLLNLGTIVITSLILIIPSWLISKISPDKVIRFD; from the coding sequence TTGAACACCGAACTCTTTATATCGCGCAGGCTATTTTTCGACAAGGCAAATAAAAAGCAATTGTCGCAACGTATTATCCGTATCGCGTTAGCGGGCATTGCGCTGGGTTTAACAGTAATGATTGTTGCCGTGGCGGTAGTTACCGGATTTAAAAAAGAGATCCGCAACAAAGTAATCGGCTTTGGTTCGCACATTCAGATTATTAATTACGACTCAAACAACTCGTACGAAACCAGTCCTGTTTCTGAGAATCAGCCATTTTTAGCCGATGTAAAAGCATTGCCCGGCGTAAAACGCCTGCAGCCTTATGCCACCAAACCGGGAATGATAAAAACCGACGAGTACATTCAGGGGATTGTATTTAAAGGTGTAGATGAAAACTACGACTGGCAGTTTTTCAGCAAACACCTTGTCGAGGGACAATTACCTTCCATTACCGACAGTGCACGCGTAAACGAAGTATTATTGTCGGCGCAGGTGGCCAAACTGTTGCATCTGAAACTGAACGACCGTATTGTGGTATATTTTATTACGGGCGACGAGGTTATTCCACGCATGCGGCAAATGCAGATAAGCGGTATTTACCGCACCGGCTTCGAAGAGTTCGACCAGTTGTTTATTGTAGGCGATTTGAAACAAATTCAACGCCTTAACGACTGGCGCCCCGACCAGATTACCGGGTTTGAAGTGATTGCTACCGACTTTTTCGATATCGACAATATTGAGCAGGAAATACGCAATATTATTATCAGTTACCGCAAAGAAAACGCGGAGATACTGCGCACACAAAGTATAACGCGTGTTTACCCACAAATTTTCGACTGGCTATCGATACTGGATATGAACGTATGGATCATCCTGATACTTATGGTTATTGTGGCCGCGTTTAACATGGTGTCGGGGCTGCTGGTGCTGATACTGGAGCGCGCCGGTATGATCGGCGTATTAAAAGCCATGGGAAGCCCCAACTGGAGCATCCGCAAAGTGTTTGTGTACCTATCGGTATTTTTAACCGGGCGCGGGTTGCTGTGGGGAAATATTATTGGTGTGGCTATCGTGTTGCTGCAAAAGTTTTTTCATATCATTCAGCTTAATCCCGAATCGTATTACGTTGATTATGTGCCGATGAATTTTTCGCTTACCCACCTGCTGTTGCTTAACCTCGGAACTATCGTAATCACCTCACTGATACTGATTATTCCAAGCTGGCTTATCTCCAAAATTTCGCCTGATAAAGTGATTCGTTTCGACTAA
- a CDS encoding PIN domain-containing protein: MRDKLFLDTNVVIDLLGNRKPFFDSIAKIATLADKKKLDLAVSALSYSTIFYILSKYEGVDLVREKLHKLKIICETVDLTDKIIEKGLVSKFSDFEDALQYYSALNADCKVIITRNGNDFKVSEIPVMTAVEYLSSITLK; the protein is encoded by the coding sequence ATGAGAGACAAGTTATTTTTAGATACAAATGTTGTAATCGACTTATTGGGTAACCGAAAACCTTTTTTTGATTCAATAGCTAAAATTGCAACACTCGCTGATAAGAAAAAATTGGATTTGGCGGTTTCTGCTTTATCTTATTCAACAATATTTTACATCCTGTCGAAATACGAGGGCGTTGATTTGGTAAGAGAAAAACTTCATAAACTAAAAATTATTTGTGAAACCGTTGATTTAACAGATAAAATCATCGAGAAAGGCCTTGTTTCAAAATTCTCCGATTTTGAAGATGCATTACAATATTATTCTGCATTAAATGCTGATTGCAAAGTAATCATAACACGAAACGGTAACGATTTCAAAGTATCGGAAATTCCAGTAATGACTGCTGTTGAGTATTTATCAAGTATCACTTTGAAATAG
- a CDS encoding DUF6364 family protein, which yields MDTKLTLKLDKAVIEKAKKYAASNKRSLSRLIEAYLKSLTSENTENGQKKEEFEISPFVKSLALGTQIPNDIDTKSDYHDFLNRKYK from the coding sequence ATGGATACTAAATTGACATTAAAATTAGATAAGGCAGTGATTGAAAAGGCTAAAAAGTATGCAGCTTCAAATAAACGTAGTTTGTCGAGGCTTATTGAAGCCTACTTAAAATCGTTAACAAGCGAGAATACTGAAAATGGCCAGAAAAAAGAAGAGTTTGAGATTTCTCCTTTTGTTAAAAGTTTAGCTTTGGGAACGCAAATTCCAAACGATATTGATACTAAAAGTGACTATCACGACTTCTTAAACCGGAAATATAAATGA
- a CDS encoding LLM class flavin-dependent oxidoreductase — MTNRKQLAFSVLDLAPVAEGSTPADALRNSLELAQHTEQLGYSRYWVAEHHNIISVASAATSIIIGYIAGRTKTIRVGSGGIMLPNHSPLIVSEQFGTLAALYPNRIDLGLGRAPGTDPVTAAELRYDRMRAAQDFPNEVRKIQQYFSAENKTAEVRSVLSEGANVPITILGSSTDSAYLAAELGLPYAFASHFAPQMLMAALKIYRENFKPSAQLDQPYVIVGSQVVAAETDDEAEYLASTMRRSFMGIITGRRELMQPPTHHLGYEKWGIIKERIDQMLACSLIGGREKIERELQQLITKTDANEIIVSSHIYDQQKRVDSYRIFSEVAKDFEY, encoded by the coding sequence ATGACAAACAGAAAACAATTGGCCTTTTCGGTTCTCGATTTAGCACCGGTTGCCGAAGGCTCGACTCCCGCTGATGCCTTGCGCAACAGCCTCGAACTGGCGCAGCACACCGAACAGCTGGGTTACAGCCGCTACTGGGTGGCCGAACATCACAACATCATCAGTGTGGCCAGCGCCGCTACATCGATTATTATTGGTTACATTGCCGGGAGAACAAAAACCATCCGCGTAGGTTCCGGCGGAATAATGCTGCCCAACCATTCGCCGCTAATTGTTTCCGAGCAGTTTGGAACACTGGCAGCACTCTACCCTAATCGTATTGATCTCGGTTTAGGCCGCGCTCCCGGAACTGATCCCGTAACCGCTGCCGAATTGCGCTACGACCGTATGCGTGCGGCACAGGATTTTCCGAACGAAGTGCGTAAAATTCAACAATACTTCTCAGCCGAAAACAAGACTGCCGAGGTTCGTTCGGTTTTATCGGAAGGAGCCAACGTGCCCATAACTATTTTAGGATCGAGTACCGACAGTGCTTACCTGGCCGCCGAACTGGGATTACCTTATGCGTTTGCCAGCCATTTTGCCCCGCAAATGCTTATGGCCGCACTAAAAATTTACCGTGAGAATTTTAAACCGTCAGCACAACTCGACCAACCTTACGTGATAGTTGGCAGCCAGGTGGTTGCTGCCGAAACCGACGACGAAGCTGAATACCTGGCCAGCACCATGCGACGCAGTTTTATGGGAATTATTACCGGCAGACGCGAATTGATGCAGCCACCAACACACCATTTGGGTTACGAAAAATGGGGAATTATTAAAGAGCGTATCGACCAGATGCTGGCCTGCTCGCTTATTGGCGGAAGAGAAAAAATTGAGCGTGAACTACAACAGCTTATCACCAAAACTGATGCCAACGAAATAATCGTTTCGTCGCATATTTACGACCAACAAAAGCGGGTGGATTCGTACCGGATTTTTTCGGAGGTGGCGAAAGATTTTGAATATTGA
- a CDS encoding CoA pyrophosphatase translates to MITNPDKIAAALKGDLPGSLSHYKMLPPGRVLIPAPEDESKVKQSSVLLLLFPDDTGLKVCLIKRPAYMKHHAGQIALPGGRIEANESASETALRETHEEIGITKDKIRLLGTLSSFYVEVSRFQITPFVGWMDTKPEFTLCSEEVEKAILFPVEAFKPPHSTVELKTLTGLMKVPCVKYDDEIIWGATAMILSEFYDLINKN, encoded by the coding sequence ATGATTACCAACCCTGATAAAATAGCAGCCGCTTTAAAAGGAGACCTTCCGGGTTCGTTGTCGCATTACAAAATGCTGCCGCCCGGGCGTGTGTTAATTCCTGCTCCCGAAGATGAAAGTAAGGTAAAACAGAGCAGCGTGCTGTTGTTGCTTTTCCCCGACGACACAGGGTTAAAGGTTTGCCTGATTAAGCGCCCCGCATATATGAAACACCATGCCGGGCAAATTGCTTTGCCTGGCGGACGGATTGAGGCTAACGAAAGTGCAAGTGAAACTGCGCTGCGCGAAACACACGAAGAAATTGGAATTACCAAAGATAAGATCAGGCTGCTGGGAACGCTATCGTCGTTTTATGTCGAGGTGAGCCGTTTTCAGATCACGCCATTTGTGGGTTGGATGGATACCAAACCTGAATTTACACTGTGTTCTGAAGAAGTGGAGAAGGCTATTCTTTTTCCAGTCGAAGCTTTTAAACCACCACACTCCACCGTCGAATTAAAAACCCTTACCGGACTAATGAAAGTGCCCTGCGTAAAATACGACGATGAAATAATTTGGGGGGCCACCGCTATGATTCTTTCGGAATTTTATGATTTAATCAATAAAAATTGA